The Vulpes lagopus strain Blue_001 chromosome 24, ASM1834538v1, whole genome shotgun sequence genome has a window encoding:
- the GPR17 gene encoding uracil nucleotide/cysteinyl leukotriene receptor produces the protein MNGIEVASSGLTANSSLATAQQCGQETPLENILFASFYLLDFILAFVGNALALWLFIRDHKSGTPANVFLMHLAVADLSCVLVLPTRLVYHFSGNHWPFGEIPCRLTGFLFYLNMYASIYFLTCISADRFLAIVHPVKSLKLRRPLYAHLACAFLWVVVAVAMAPLLVSAQTVQTNHTVICLQLYREKASHHALVSLAVAFTFPFVTTVTCYLLIIRSLRQGPRVEKRLKSKAVRMIAVVLTIFLVCFVPYHVHRAAYVLHYRGRGTSCATQRVLALGNRITSCLTSLNGALDPVMYFFVAEKFRDALCNLICGKRLSGPPPSFEGKTNESSLSARSEL, from the coding sequence ATGAATGGCATAGAGGTGGCTTCCTCGGGTCTGACTGCTAACTCCTCCCTGGCCACCGCACAGCAATGCGGCCAGGAGACGCCCCTGGAGAACATCCTCTTTGCCTCCTTCTACCTCCTGGACTTCATCCTGGCTTTTGTTGGCAATGCCCTGGCCCTGTGGCTTTTCATCCGGGACCACAAGTCGGGCACCCCTGCCAACGTATTCTTGATGCACCTGGCTGTGGCCGACCTGTCCTGCGTGCTGGTCCTGCCCACCCGCCTCGTCTACCACTTCTCTGGGAACCACTGGCCATTTGGGGAAATCCCGTGCAGGCTCACCGGCTTCCTCTTCTACCTCAACATGTACGCCAGCATCTACTTCCTCACTTGCATCAGCGCTGACCGCTTCCTGGCCATCGTGCACCCCGTCAAGTCCCTCAAGCTCCGCAGGCCCCTCTACGCACACCTGGCCTGTGCCTTCCTCTGGGTGGTGGTGGCCGTGGCCATGGCCCCGCTGCTGGTGAGCGCACAGACGGTGCAGACCAACCACACGGTCATCTGCCTGCAGCTGTACCGGGAGAAGGCCTCCCACCACGCCCTTGTGTCCCTGGCCGTGGCCTTCACCTTCCCGTTCGTCACCACCGTCACCTGTTACCTGCTGATCATCCGCAGCCTGCGGCAGGGCCCCCGGGTGGAAAAGCGCCTCAAGAGCAAGGCGGTCCGCATGATCGCCGTGGTGCTCACCATCTTCCTGGTGTGCTTCGTGCCCTACCACGTCCACCGCGCCGCCTACGTGCTGCACTACCGCGGCCGCGGCACCTCGTGCGCCACCCAGCGCGTCCTGGCCCTGGGAAACCGCATCACCTCCTGCCTCACCAGCCTCAACGGGGCGCTGGACCCAGTCATGTACTTCTTTGTGGCCGAGAAGTTCCGCGACGCCCTGTGCAACCTGATCTGTGGCAAAAGGCTCTCAGGCCCACCCCCCAGCTTTGAAGGGAAAACCAACGAGAGCT